The genomic interval TAGTAGTGATCAGAAAGAGAGTGTGGATGTGTCTTCTGGTGCCAAAGGCAGTTTGAGTCAATCGAATGTTAAAGATGGAAAGAAGGAGGGTAAGTCGTCTGCGCTTGGAAAAAAAGGAAAAGGGAAGGGAAAGGCAGGCATTGATAAAGAAGATTTGGTGGATAATGTAGCAGAGGTTGTTAAGCCTGAGGTGAAATCGGATGATAAACAAATGGAAATGAAGAGAGAGATGGAACGTCCATACTATCGATATGATTGGCAGTTGCCTCAATCCCACTGTAATCCATCATTGTTCAGTAACTTGTATCCTATGCCATTTAATCCGACTGTTCTTCAGCGTGTGCCATTTGGTCTTAGTCCAGGCAGGATCCCATCACAACCCGACCTTCCTGTTCACTTTCCTCAGCCTGTGACTTCAGTCACACCTGCGTTTCCCCATTTTGCTCTGAGTCAGTATCAGCCACCTCTGCTTCATAAGGTGGAGCAGATTCCAGTTGGCATGAAAACTGTCGGTTCAGTGACCAAGGATGGGGCCACAGTCTCTGTATCAGATGGAGTGCATCGTGAACTTCCAGTTACAACAGAAAGTTCTAAGAAACAGCAGACCAGCACAGTGTCTGGAGTTCATGGGATATCTGAATTGACTGAGGCTTCGTCTCGATCTACATTAGTTCCTGGCCAGCGCCATTACAAGCTTGTCAAAGGTACTGCTCCCTCTAGTTCGTCTGGTGGAAAGGTTAAAGGAGGAGATAACAAGCAGAAAGTTGGGAAAGGACGCAAGTCTAAAGTAAAAGAACAGAAGTCAACAGTCAGCGACAATTTGCTTGCCAATGCTCGACCTAGTAGCCCTGTGTCAAGTATGGTAACTGCACCTGTTGCCCAGGCGACATCTGTCGTTGCAGGAAGTATAATCAATGTAGAGCATGGACACAATCAGTTAACCCAGCAAGGGTTAGCTCGAGGACGAAAAACCAAGTCTAGTCCTAAAGCTGAAAAATCAGCAGAAAAACGAATGAAAACAGATGAGGTTAGTGAACAGGAAGATGGAGACAAAGATGAATGTGTTATGGAGAGACCACCACCAGTCACGTTTCCCTTGTCGCTTAGAGATCCATCTTACATGTATGGATTTGCTGGACCACTACGCCCATTGCCAGATGAGAGGTTGATGGCTCAGATGCCATTTGCACAATTAGCATCTGCACAAGCAGCCATGTATGGTCAGATGACGGTAAAACAAGAGAGTTCTCTGGTTCCACCGTTTTCACAAATAGATCGTTTGCGCTACCATCCTGGAATGTTTAAGCATCCTGAAGTATCTTCGATTCCGCCATTGACTGTTTCAGCCAAAGTAAAGGATGAAACAGTCACTACCGATGTGCAGAGTAATGAAACTGATTGTAGAAGTCACTCTGTAGCGAAACAACTAAGCACTCCTAAACGACCAAATACTCTTTCATTTGTCAGTGAAGAAATCAGGAACCTACCTGGTGGAAAACTTCTTGAGACACAAACACCTGAAGAAATTGAGGCTCGTGCAAGAGAGTTTGATCGACACGAAGCTCTTCGTAACCTTGCTAGTCCTGTTAAACCACGTCTTCCTCCAGGTTTAGTTTCGACTGAAATTTCAAGTCCACGTGTCTCCAGCTTGGTTCCATCAGAGGTCATTAGTCCTTTACGAAATTCAGAGGTTGCTACTGATGGGAAAAAGGCTGACATCACGTTGCTGCAGAGTGAGCATAGTGCTTTCAGTGCAAAGAGCGTGAAGAAACGAGGTCCCACGACAAGAAATGACAACCAGACAGGAAACGTTCATGTTAAGGTTGAAATTGTTAGTCGGGCTGGTGAAAGTGGGCATGTTATGCCTGGGAAAGCAAGTATTTCTGATCATCAGCAAGACAAAGATATCGACAAGGACAGATGTCATGGCGGTGATGATATGAAAGTGCACAGATTTCATCAGTTTCATGCTTCCAGCTCTGGAAGTTTGTCAGCGTCAACAGCATCTACAGCTGTCTCTTCACCTACAAAATTACGGAAGAAAAGCAAGCAGCAAAGTGAGACAAGGGCAGTAACAAAGCAATCCAGTGCAGAGAGTACGTTGTCACCGGTGAAGGGCAAGAAGTTGACTATAGATGTAAATACGTCAGATTTAATGCAACAATTTGAAAAGCTTGGTGTTGGTCAGATTAGGACTACTGGCAGTTTTATGGCAACACAGACTGTGTCTACAGCTGGTATGGATGTGCACCCTGGTATGATAACTAGTAGCAAGGATATGAGACAAATGCCATCGGCTGTGATAAAGCCTGTGTCACATGTCAGTCCAAATCTCGTCGTAACAGCTGCTCAATCCATGTTGCAATATGTTGCACAAAGTAGGTGGAGCATATGGATGTGTACTGATTATGTTTGTTTAGAtgttttgttatgtttgtagaCTCTGGCATGCTACCACAAGGAGGATCATGGCCATTGATGCAGTCCCCGTATTGTGTTCATCATCGCTCATTGTCTCAGTACCAGGAATTGCTCAAGCAACAGCATCATCCTTACTTTCAACAGCAGCGGTGGCAGCAACATTCGGAGTTGGAACGAAAGCAGAGTGATAGAAAAGCTCAACCCAGAAAAGAGGAAGTCAAACAATCACACGAAAAGAAAACCTTGCAGCAGAGACATCCTACGAGTGACTTGGCAATTATGAGTGGGCATGCTGGGACTTCCGAGGTATCTGTTAGAGGTACTGATGCAGTAGTCACATCGTCGTCATCTTCGGCATTACGTATCATCACAGACAAAGAACGAGTCTTGGGCAAGTTagaaatttcaattttggATCGTCAATCAGCTCGTTCCGTAGGTCAGCAACAGGCTTTACACCAAGATCTGCAAGCGACTCATTTAGAACAGTCACCTGTTGTAAGGTCTGCCAGGCCTGGAAGCCCACTAAACAAGCGTGATGCTCAGTCTATAGAGCAGAAATATTCATCATCAAAGTCTGAGAAACTTGAGAAGACAATAGCTGGTCAGAAAATGCAAGGCAGTGAAGAAGCACACAAGTTGAAGACTATGGAGTCGACTCGTGTGCACGTTTCTACAGAAGTCATGAATGTTGGTCAGTCTGGTGGTCAGTCTGGTGAAGGCTTGCTAAAGGCTTCCCCTCAAGAAAAACATGACTTGGAGAAACAACTACTTCGTGAGCATGTTCTGGAAATGTCTAGATGGCAACAATCTAATGGACAGAGCACAAACGATAGCAACTCTGAGGCACTGATGTCATTGCCATCTCTTATTCCCAAATCTGAATTGTACGGCAGTTGTCATCTTATGCAATCCAATGAAAAGAAATTGAAGTCAGAAGCGTTATCTAATGAAAATTCTAATTTCTTGGATGAGAAGAGTACACATGCTTCGATCTTGTTGAGCAAATTGAAACGAGAAGCTACTTGCCATGGCAGTGCTCTTGTTGGCAAATTGCTTCCCAGTAGTTTGCCTACACTACCAGTAGCAAATATGCATAATCAGAAGCAATGTGATGGTCACAATTGGATTGAAAAGAGGAAGCTCGAGAGATCAGATGCCGAAAGCAGTGGAGATGATATGGAAGACTCTTTACATTTGGCTGAACTTCGTGCATGTAGTGTCCTTCCGTGTTCTCGTGCTGATCCAACTGAGGATGACAACAAGGAAAAGGCAGTGAACAACGGAGTAATGGAGTACGAGCTTTATGAATTAGAAGATCTTGGCCATCCAGTTAGTGGCCGTTGTGTTCAATCAATGTTAACTGGTTTCAATTACTACTCGCTAATGCAACCGTTTTTGACAAGCGATACCAGTGCCATCGACAGGGCAATATCATGTGGATTGTATCGACAGTACAAGACAGAGGAAAGTCGAAGGATTTTTGGTAATGGGAAATCAGGTGATTTGAGTATGGAAGGGACAAGTATGAGTAAGCAGGAAGTGAAGGTTCGAGTGTCGCTGGcagaactgcagcagcagtATAAAGGACATCTAAATGTAATGGCAAAACTTCAAAAAAAGGCTCGGAGGCATGCTCGCAGGTAACGTTGgaatttttttatatatactGTTACACATTATTGGTGCTTTAGAAGTTTGTCTTTTACGTTGACTTGCTTTTACTTCTCCTTCAGTGTATTGTTTAGTATGTGTTTTGATGTTGTGTTTTAAGTCTGGACTCATGGATTTGCATTTTGTTATAGAATGAAACTAGCTCTACCAAAAGATGAAGAACAGAAAATAGTCACTCCAAGAAAGAGAGGACGaccaagaaaacaaaaacttGTACCAGTAAAAGCTCACAGTGGCTTTAGTGACAGCCAAAGGTGCAAGAGCTGTTGCTATTTTTGTAAATGTAGCTGTTCATATCAACATGTTGTTACAGTGAAGGTGAATGCCCAACAATTGTCTTTCCTGTTGAAGCTGTTCAGGATGTGCCAGTAGTTAAGAAACGAGGAAGAGGCAGACCTCCAAAGGACCCCAATGTATGAAGTACACGCTGATGCTGAAATATCATTTTGTAATAGTGTACAATCTTGTTTCCAGGCGGTTCGAAAGCCACTGGGAAAGAAGAAAAACAGTATAGTAGTGGAGAAAACATATAATATTTCTTGTATACAGAAGGTAGGGTGAGcactaatgtgtgtgtgtgtgtgtgtgtgtgtgtgtgtgtgtgtgtgtgtgtgtgtgtgtgtgtgtgtgtgtgtgtgtgtggtgtagtttattatttatttgtattctTCTTGTTAGCCATCAAGTCTCACATCAGATGAAGAAACCTGTGAACAGTTTGCGAGTGTGGAGCAGACTATTGACGTGAAACGACGCCAGGGTACTAGGTGTGGAGCGGCAAGTGTGAATAGTATAGTGAAGAAGCAAGAAGACTCTGATGCAGGTTGCATGATTCCTGATCAACAGAAAATCTGATTTTTTTTATAAAGTGTCATTGTCATGTAGATTTTAGTGCATCGATTCATAGTGACTCTACATATGATGCAGAAGAGGACAAAGTTGCTGTGAAATCTGCAAAAGCTGGCTGGCAACGGAGAAGACAGCGTGCAAAGAAGACGGATGTTGCAACTGATCTTGAAGCTTCAGTGAGAATATCTTTTCAAGCAAAAGGACAGACATTAGAAGACAGCACTGTAAAGGAACTTGCAAGTGGGAATAAGGAACATCGTGATTTCTTGAATGAGATGTCAGCTGTGGAGCTATCAGTCAATATGGCTGCTACGTCAGGACTTGGTTTGTACAGAACTCTCATTTTTGTGCTGTGGCTATATATTGACTTTGTTATTAGATGCATTGTCTCGTTGTGCCTCAATGGCATTGGCAGTAAGTTGTCAAGACTCTATCTTTAGTAGGTGTGAAACTGTAATGGATCCTGCTACACAACCAAAGAAGCGAGGACGGAAGAGCAAGGCAGTGTTACaaggtactgtacatacatacatacatttttttgttacaaggacccttaggccaggttactgcagacactactaaATACTTGCTATgatactttctacgatactagtatacaatcgaAACAATCgaaacactatcagcagtcactgtctatatgtcacttcttctttgcttcttggaggcaattgtatgttagttccttgcccaagggaacttatgtttgtggccctcccgcacttgaactctgacccaatggtcccggatgttgccaatctccaactgcacattctaaccaattgagccacatacatacatacgtacatacatacatacatacatacatacatgtatgtagtgTGTAGTGTTGATGCGATGATGTGTTTTGTGAAGATGCAaatggtggtgatggtggaaCTGTCGTACCTGTTAGTGAGAATCAAACTCGTAGCAGTTTTGCAAGACAGAGTGAACTGCCTACTGTTGCACCTGATACCTTGACATCTATTGAAGTTTCTGCTTGTGACTCACTTCCTAATGATTTGAATAGAAAGAAACTGGAGACGAATAACAGCAAGGTAATTTTTTTAGTTGTTTTATGTCcacattttttattatatattcaTTTACTATTTTGCAGCATGAAATGCCTACAGTACATTCAAAGATGTATACTAAAGATACGTCTTCAGATAAACCTCGTTTTCGAAAATTTGCTGGGAAAAGATGTGGGGGGGA from Corticium candelabrum chromosome 22, ooCorCand1.1, whole genome shotgun sequence carries:
- the LOC134196957 gene encoding uncharacterized protein LOC134196957 yields the protein MSDFALHAIQSSQAPRDVELQASLDTRGFDTAALARRQGEHLVTHSVVPRVGPHENWAGAAATAEAIPATRLVSHYPPAILQKMTLSPYVGFRAVVPGVPDVSGIPGMGTVQFPGMAAPKPDASEQSASGSNTKEKEANDPSVNIQTVRTQTLAAHNLNSKEPTEKDRIRKIEEWRNDVAKAILTPQLGEEISKSSQVKQRRRSSRDREYSSDQKESVDVSSGAKGSLSQSNVKDGKKEGKSSALGKKGKGKGKAGIDKEDLVDNVAEVVKPEVKSDDKQMEMKREMERPYYRYDWQLPQSHCNPSLFSNLYPMPFNPTVLQRVPFGLSPGRIPSQPDLPVHFPQPVTSVTPAFPHFALSQYQPPLLHKVEQIPVGMKTVGSVTKDGATVSVSDGVHRELPVTTESSKKQQTSTVSGVHGISELTEASSRSTLVPGQRHYKLVKGTAPSSSSGGKVKGGDNKQKVGKGRKSKVKEQKSTVSDNLLANARPSSPVSSMVTAPVAQATSVVAGSIINVEHGHNQLTQQGLARGRKTKSSPKAEKSAEKRMKTDEVSEQEDGDKDECVMERPPPVTFPLSLRDPSYMYGFAGPLRPLPDERLMAQMPFAQLASAQAAMYGQMTVKQESSLVPPFSQIDRLRYHPGMFKHPEVSSIPPLTVSAKVKDETVTTDVQSNETDCRSHSVAKQLSTPKRPNTLSFVSEEIRNLPGGKLLETQTPEEIEARAREFDRHEALRNLASPVKPRLPPGLVSTEISSPRVSSLVPSEVISPLRNSEVATDGKKADITLLQSEHSAFSAKSVKKRGPTTRNDNQTGNVHVKVEIVSRAGESGHVMPGKASISDHQQDKDIDKDRCHGGDDMKVHRFHQFHASSSGSLSASTASTAVSSPTKLRKKSKQQSETRAVTKQSSAESTLSPVKGKKLTIDVNTSDLMQQFEKLGVGQIRTTGSFMATQTVSTAGMDVHPGMITSSKDMRQMPSAVIKPVSHVSPNLVVTAAQSMLQYVAQNSGMLPQGGSWPLMQSPYCVHHRSLSQYQELLKQQHHPYFQQQRWQQHSELERKQSDRKAQPRKEEVKQSHEKKTLQQRHPTSDLAIMSGHAGTSEVSVRGTDAVVTSSSSSALRIITDKERVLGKLEISILDRQSARSVGQQQALHQDLQATHLEQSPVVRSARPGSPLNKRDAQSIEQKYSSSKSEKLEKTIAGQKMQGSEEAHKLKTMESTRVHVSTEVMNVGQSGGQSGEGLLKASPQEKHDLEKQLLREHVLEMSRWQQSNGQSTNDSNSEALMSLPSLIPKSELYGSCHLMQSNEKKLKSEALSNENSNFLDEKSTHASILLSKLKREATCHGSALVGKLLPSSLPTLPVANMHNQKQCDGHNWIEKRKLERSDAESSGDDMEDSLHLAELRACSVLPCSRADPTEDDNKEKAVNNGVMEYELYELEDLGHPVSGRCVQSMLTGFNYYSLMQPFLTSDTSAIDRAISCGLYRQYKTEESRRIFGNGKSGDLSMEGTSMSKQEVKVRVSLAELQQQYKGHLNVMAKLQKKARRHARRMKLALPKDEEQKIVTPRKRGRPRKQKLVPVKAHSGFSDSQSEGECPTIVFPVEAVQDVPVVKKRGRGRPPKDPNAVRKPLGKKKNSIVVEKTYNISCIQKPSSLTSDEETCEQFASVEQTIDVKRRQGTRCGAASVNSIVKKQEDSDADFSASIHSDSTYDAEEDKVAVKSAKAGWQRRRQRAKKTDVATDLEASVRISFQAKGQTLEDSTVKELASGNKEHRDFLNEMSAVELSVNMAATSGLDALSRCASMALAVSCQDSIFSRCETVMDPATQPKKRGRKSKAVLQDANGGDGGTVVPVSENQTRSSFARQSELPTVAPDTLTSIEVSACDSLPNDLNRKKLETNNSKHEMPTVHSKMYTKDTSSDKPRFRKFAGKRCGGEVAMSGSSRKGGKVAQKDSYDFAVGETDQTRKPPAKRACLVSQEKNEVESSLVELKTSVSMDCHFNTSMTETKTSVAPFHANSDKQNVNSHFHLSPAVLTMDQRVLVRDLEEPKVYSFATIVNPKPPDLYGVIVDGDRRRKVHWLPQEEIMEKGVLNVKPTQECGLPRGCRVCARWSVHQKCYYPGRVLDDVDWTTGQCFVEFDDGDQAWKPLEMVRRIMDSDNENASDRSASPTEDVKGNKDNIVNVQPSECCENSDPSRPSADSQTKDHKDDPSTLTTQNNIWHGHLTWQSAASRDSRMAHYSPISENCESKGFEHPVVNSKENHEKNGKNSVGDSPTSSSLQASSFAGFDVTYSDISSVGSNSMDIESELINGNNLDSSSHISDSRQVDVVLRTPPLSGDLPSRCGELEGSDGVRGDKWEWCGKGKTNNKRRRGRKTYFKSVSHGDCILSEGDSAIFKSRSRRGDPYIGLIEKLYEACGGSKMARVKWFYRGTDIKLQKPVPQDKAGVYLSLSHVDNIPVHAVVKKCQVLSQAEFSKLKPQPNPQKDCIYYKKGVYDQTTGCVDSAYA